Within the Arthrobacter sp. V1I7 genome, the region AGGATGTCGTCGAAATCGGCGCCCTCAAACACGTCCGCGGCGCCAAGAACGACCGGCTCGACGCGGTCCGCGCCGCCCGGACCGCGCTGGCACGGGAACACCAGTCCAGTCCCCGCGTCCGCGGGCTGCGCGAAGCAATCAGGGCCCTGTCAGCGACCCGCCAGGCAGTGCTTGTCAGCCGCACCAAGGCCATCAACGAACTCAAGAGCCTCATCGTGGTCGCACCCGAACAGCTGCGGGCGCCCCTGCGCGGCCGCCCGCTGGCCACCCAGCTGGCATTGATCGAAAGCACGGTCACCGCCGCGGCCGCCACGGTCGAACATCGGATCACGGTGCTGACATTGCAGTCGATCACCGCGCGCATACGGTTCCTGACCGGCCAGCTCGCGGACATCGATCCCGAGCTGGCCCGTCTGATCCAGGAACACCCGGCCGGACCGGCCCTGCTCGCCGAACCCGGCGTGGGACCGGTCGTCGCAGCCCAGCTGCTCATCAGCTGGTCCCACCCCGGGCGCGTCAGAAGCGAAGCGGCATTTGCCTCGCTGGCCGGAGTCGCACCGCTGGAAGCCAGCAGCGGCCAACGGACCAGACACCGCCTGAACCGCGGCGGAGACCGGGCACTGAACCGGGCCCTGCACACCGTCGCGATCACGCGCATCAGATGCCACGCAGAAACCCGGGCCTACGAAGCCCGGCGCACCCTTCAAGGCAAGACCCACCGCGACATCCGCCGTTGCCTCAAGCGCACCCTCGCCCGGCACCTCTACCGCGTCATGGAGTCCACCGCCGCCCAATGCCCGGAGTCCCAACACGGTTGACAAACATAGGAGCGTCCAATGGACTCGTCCGTGAGTATCTGCCAAAGGGCGAAGTCATCCCGTCCCACCAGCCCTATCTGGAATCCATAGCCGAGGAACTCAACGACTGGCCAAGAGCAATCCTGGGGTACCTGACACCCAGCGAAGTATTCACCCGGCGAATCAACGATGACGTTGCCCAGACGGCCTGACACAGCCGGGTAACGATCTGGACGGCTTGTCCTGCGCCACGCAGCGTCGGGGGGGGCTCCTGTACGCCTCGATAACTTGTTGACATACGTCACTCAACTCTGCAGGAGGACGAGAAACCGAAGTGATCGTTATATAGTGGACCCGTTTGGTTGCGCCATCTGCGCGAAGACAACGAAATTTACCGCCAAGACAACGAAATTTACTGCGGCTACTGGGGGACTAGTGACACTACGACTAACCGTGATCGGTACGGGATACCTCGGCGCGACCCATGCGGCATGCATGGCTGAACTGGGATTTGAAGTCCTGGGCGTCGACGTCGACAAAGAGAAGATCGACAGCCTCAGCCGAGGCGAACTGCCCATCCACGAGCCGGGCCTGCCCGAGTTGCTGCGTAAGCACACCGAGTCCGGCCGCCTGCGCTTCACCACTTCGTTTGAAGAAGCCGGCGCCTTCGGCGACGTGCACTTCATTGCCGTCGGCACCCCGCAGCGGGCCGGCGAGCACGCTGCCGACATGACGTACGTTGATGCCTCGGTCGCAGCGATCGCCCGGGCCGCCACGAAGGACTCCCTGATCGTCGGCAAGTCCACCGTTCCGGTGGGCTCGGCACGCC harbors:
- a CDS encoding IS110 family transposase, yielding MTTLAEEYDYVIGGDPDRDTVDLAVLDTATGSIRAHIEATADGPGYTRMLDWARQHAPGRRVWALEGTGSFAAGLAGELALTGEDVVEIGALKHVRGAKNDRLDAVRAARTALAREHQSSPRVRGLREAIRALSATRQAVLVSRTKAINELKSLIVVAPEQLRAPLRGRPLATQLALIESTVTAAAATVEHRITVLTLQSITARIRFLTGQLADIDPELARLIQEHPAGPALLAEPGVGPVVAAQLLISWSHPGRVRSEAAFASLAGVAPLEASSGQRTRHRLNRGGDRALNRALHTVAITRIRCHAETRAYEARRTLQGKTHRDIRRCLKRTLARHLYRVMESTAAQCPESQHG